A part of Streptomyces sp. NBC_01451 genomic DNA contains:
- a CDS encoding adenosine deaminase, protein MTSVTPSPDQIRRAPKILLHDHLDGGLRPGTIVELARDSGYTQLPETDPGRLGVWFRESADSGSLERYLETFSHTVGVMQTREALVRVATECAEDLAADGVVYAEVRYAPEQHLEGGLSLEEVVEAVNEGFREGERRARQDGNRIRVGSLLTAMRHAARSLEIAELANRYREQGVVGFDIAGAEAGYPPTRHLDAFEYLKRENNHFTIHAGEAFGLPSIWQALQWCGADRLGHGVRIIDDIEVHEDGSVKLGRLASYVRDKRIPLELCPSSNLQTGAARSYAEHPIGLLRRLRFRATVNTDNRLMSGTSMSREFEHLVDAFGYTLSDLEWFSINAMKSAFVAFDERLAMISEVIKPGYAELRAERLFPGRS, encoded by the coding sequence ATGACGAGTGTTACCCCCAGCCCGGACCAGATCCGCCGGGCGCCCAAGATTCTGCTGCACGACCACCTCGACGGCGGCCTGCGCCCCGGAACCATCGTCGAACTCGCCCGCGACAGCGGGTACACCCAGCTCCCGGAGACCGACCCCGGCCGGCTCGGCGTCTGGTTCCGCGAGTCCGCCGACTCCGGCTCGCTGGAGCGGTATCTGGAGACCTTCTCCCACACCGTCGGCGTCATGCAGACCCGCGAAGCGCTCGTCCGGGTCGCCACCGAGTGCGCCGAGGACCTCGCCGCCGACGGCGTCGTCTACGCCGAGGTCCGCTACGCCCCCGAACAGCACCTCGAAGGCGGACTCTCCCTCGAAGAGGTCGTCGAGGCCGTCAACGAGGGCTTCCGGGAGGGCGAGCGCCGGGCGCGCCAGGACGGGAACCGGATCAGGGTGGGCTCGCTGCTCACCGCGATGCGGCACGCCGCCCGGTCGCTGGAGATCGCGGAGCTGGCCAACCGCTACCGCGAGCAGGGTGTCGTCGGATTCGACATCGCGGGCGCCGAGGCCGGCTACCCGCCCACCCGCCACCTCGACGCCTTCGAGTACCTCAAGCGCGAGAACAACCACTTCACCATCCACGCCGGGGAAGCCTTCGGACTCCCCTCCATCTGGCAGGCGTTGCAGTGGTGCGGCGCCGACCGGCTCGGCCACGGCGTCCGCATCATCGACGACATCGAGGTCCACGAGGACGGCTCCGTGAAGCTCGGCCGCCTCGCCTCGTACGTCCGCGACAAGCGCATCCCGCTGGAACTGTGCCCCAGCTCCAACCTCCAGACCGGCGCCGCCCGTTCGTACGCCGAGCACCCCATCGGGCTGCTGCGGCGACTGCGGTTTCGTGCGACGGTCAATACGGACAACAGATTGATGTCGGGGACAAGCATGAGCCGGGAGTTCGAGCATCTTGTCGACGCTTTCGGTTATACGCTCTCGGATCTCGAATGGTTTTCGATCAACGCAATGAAGTCTGCATTCGTTGCGTTCGATGAACGTCTCGCAATGATCAGTGAAGTAATTAAGCCGGGGTACGCCGAGTTGCGGGCCGAGCGGCTGTTTCCTGGTCGTTCGTAA
- a CDS encoding DUF7873 family protein — protein sequence MTTRLSQVVAVEKPIKTEAYGTLSAAHHQVQKPPLLAGITRTYRPRDDDGEQLPPESTRVQLRATDAIDDVKQALTRFYDVTATRDWANTTAKADIKVAGITLLRDAPVPYLLFLEKQLTSLHTFVEKLPLLDPAEEWVWSPDQGIYRTPAYETQRSKKVPRNHVLAEATDRHPAQVQVWHEDIPVGTWSTVKFSGALPASHVKAMLARVQALRDAVKYAREAANATEIPQMRVAGPLLDYLFPAFTPPANEQAAAA from the coding sequence ATGACGACGCGACTCAGCCAGGTCGTCGCAGTGGAAAAGCCCATCAAGACCGAGGCATACGGCACCCTCAGCGCCGCACACCACCAGGTCCAAAAGCCCCCGCTGCTCGCTGGCATCACCCGCACCTACCGGCCCCGCGACGACGACGGCGAACAGCTCCCGCCCGAGTCCACCCGCGTACAACTCCGGGCAACCGACGCCATCGACGACGTGAAGCAGGCCCTCACCCGCTTCTACGACGTCACCGCCACACGCGACTGGGCCAACACCACAGCCAAGGCGGACATCAAAGTCGCCGGCATCACCCTGCTGCGCGACGCCCCGGTCCCGTACCTGCTGTTCCTCGAAAAGCAGCTCACCTCGCTGCACACCTTCGTCGAGAAGCTCCCCCTCCTCGACCCCGCCGAGGAATGGGTGTGGAGCCCGGACCAGGGCATCTACCGCACGCCGGCCTACGAGACGCAGCGCTCCAAGAAAGTCCCCAGAAACCACGTCCTGGCCGAGGCCACCGACCGCCACCCCGCCCAGGTACAGGTCTGGCACGAGGACATCCCGGTCGGCACCTGGAGCACCGTGAAGTTCTCCGGCGCCCTACCGGCCAGCCACGTCAAGGCCATGCTCGCACGCGTCCAGGCCCTCCGCGACGCGGTCAAGTACGCACGTGAAGCGGCCAACGCCACCGAGATCCCCCAGATGCGCGTGGCCGGCCCCCTCCTCGACTACCTCTTCCCCGCCTTCACCCCGCCGGCCAACGAACAGGCCGCCGCAGCGTAG
- a CDS encoding STAS domain-containing protein, whose amino-acid sequence MGAFDLELSHVRREDGVLVVLVDGDIDVYTHPKLRDYLKGLVVECDEPPVHVGIDLSDCVYLDSCGLGVLVGLLNHRRKRELDWGLFVVAPDERTAKIFKITGMTNVLPVVDSVEDFHRMWAELPAGEPGGAGGEEACA is encoded by the coding sequence ATGGGCGCGTTCGATCTGGAGTTGTCCCACGTGCGGCGTGAGGACGGGGTGTTGGTGGTCCTGGTGGACGGCGATATCGACGTCTACACCCATCCCAAGCTCCGGGATTACCTGAAGGGGCTTGTGGTGGAGTGCGACGAGCCACCGGTGCATGTGGGAATCGATCTGAGCGATTGCGTGTACCTGGACTCGTGCGGCCTTGGGGTCTTGGTGGGTCTCCTCAACCACAGGCGGAAGCGGGAACTGGACTGGGGACTCTTCGTCGTCGCCCCGGACGAGCGCACGGCGAAGATCTTCAAGATCACGGGTATGACGAATGTGCTCCCTGTCGTGGACTCCGTTGAGGACTTCCACCGGATGTGGGCGGAGCTGCCTGCGGGCGAGCCTGGGGGTGCTGGCGGGGAGGAAGCGTGTGCATGA
- a CDS encoding DUF397 domain-containing protein, translated as MPDNNELKNQTIPESAWVKSSFSGAGSGGDCVEVARLQRGRAVRDSKNPSGPKLFFTDAEWSAFTQGVQAQEPGLS; from the coding sequence GTGCCTGACAACAACGAGCTGAAGAACCAGACCATCCCCGAGAGCGCGTGGGTGAAGTCGTCGTTCTCCGGCGCCGGCAGCGGCGGCGACTGCGTGGAGGTTGCCCGGCTCCAGCGCGGCCGTGCGGTCCGTGACTCCAAGAACCCCTCGGGGCCGAAGCTGTTCTTCACCGATGCCGAGTGGAGTGCCTTCACCCAGGGCGTTCAGGCTCAGGAGCCCGGCCTGAGCTGA
- a CDS encoding helix-turn-helix domain-containing protein: MSVNTSAVAVGRKFGEALKEARLAARRSDGRPVRQLDVAQALKRGTRDRYSRLERGRAFPEPEEWEIIRSVLAMDEATRARLEALMEAGREIADSWWRDFEEEFPESLLQFVAFEDAAERVTTCAVNVLPSLLQTANYARFLTSRVAGSVLTADAVERSVELRRNRRRIFAKPNPPVVEFIFSEAALRQAVGGKDVMLEQLDSLIEDGALRNVSLRVVPFTAVAPSAYMVHLLEFGGDEKPITAFDSMTGMSFQKRPREVRENRYYVEAMRNLALPHLETIAVIKRIKKEMSSA, encoded by the coding sequence ATGTCGGTGAACACGTCCGCGGTCGCCGTGGGACGAAAATTTGGTGAAGCACTGAAGGAGGCCCGGCTGGCTGCGCGCCGGTCCGACGGCCGGCCCGTGCGGCAGTTGGACGTTGCTCAGGCGCTCAAGCGAGGCACCCGCGACCGGTACTCCCGTCTGGAGCGCGGTAGGGCATTTCCCGAGCCGGAAGAGTGGGAAATCATTCGCTCAGTCCTCGCCATGGACGAAGCGACCCGGGCCCGTCTGGAAGCCTTGATGGAAGCTGGCAGGGAGATCGCGGACTCCTGGTGGCGCGACTTCGAGGAGGAATTCCCCGAATCGCTCTTGCAGTTTGTGGCCTTCGAGGATGCCGCGGAGCGCGTCACGACTTGTGCGGTCAACGTACTGCCGTCTCTCCTTCAGACGGCCAACTACGCCCGTTTTCTTACGTCACGGGTCGCCGGCTCTGTGCTCACTGCTGACGCGGTAGAGCGCTCGGTGGAGCTTCGGCGGAACCGACGGCGCATCTTCGCCAAGCCCAACCCTCCTGTCGTCGAGTTCATCTTCAGTGAGGCCGCTCTGCGACAAGCAGTTGGCGGCAAAGACGTCATGCTGGAGCAGCTCGATTCGCTGATCGAGGACGGGGCATTGCGTAACGTCAGCCTTCGCGTCGTTCCTTTCACGGCAGTTGCTCCGTCCGCGTACATGGTGCATCTGCTGGAGTTCGGAGGCGACGAGAAACCCATCACGGCGTTCGATTCCATGACGGGGATGTCCTTCCAGAAGCGTCCCAGGGAGGTCCGCGAGAACCGTTACTACGTCGAGGCCATGAGGAACTTGGCCCTGCCGCATCTGGAAACGATTGCTGTGATCAAGAGAATCAAGAAAGAGATGTCTAGTGCCTGA
- a CDS encoding ATP-binding protein, translating to MIVLRGFGCRVLEAAMRSQQHQQQGAFVARSVFPCTAEAVRPARDWAASVLRQAGGGTELQAETCALLVSELATNAVLHAEGERFEVTVWPECTIDVRDGSRKEPESRFPGDGEEGGRGLLLVTLLAQKYEVILTDDGKISRFRL from the coding sequence GTGATCGTCTTGCGCGGCTTCGGATGCCGCGTGCTGGAGGCTGCGATGCGCTCACAACAGCACCAACAGCAAGGCGCGTTCGTGGCGAGAAGCGTGTTTCCGTGCACCGCGGAGGCCGTCAGGCCGGCCCGAGACTGGGCCGCCAGCGTTCTCCGGCAGGCCGGCGGCGGCACGGAGCTACAGGCCGAGACCTGCGCTCTGCTGGTCAGCGAACTCGCAACGAACGCGGTACTGCACGCCGAGGGCGAGCGCTTTGAGGTCACGGTGTGGCCGGAGTGCACGATCGACGTGAGGGACGGATCACGAAAGGAGCCGGAGAGTCGCTTCCCCGGTGACGGGGAAGAGGGCGGCCGGGGCCTGCTCCTGGTGACGCTCTTAGCCCAGAAGTACGAGGTCATTTTGACTGATGATGGCAAAATCAGCCGATTTCGGCTCTAA
- a CDS encoding aKG-HExxH-type peptide beta-hydroxylase, translated as MRFLNIGHIAETVARFAHAVNGKHVEDAADLAEAYREAIAKLRPFAPAEAGVAITYEDGRWARHCRAEGIFEHIFAGATATDGPTREAWDMKVHGAFEHVRTLDPNLHRLAELFVTDVVVLNSGVDGGGSANTLPGVVVMSPAETWEVPDFAECLVHEALHTGLFVMDMAYGMFNLTSREMEGERYRALSAVKLGQMRPLDKAFHAAAVTVPLMYMQHLRGVSTLVDLYTSSLRQACESLGHQRQHFTDYGRLLLDEMTEWAGTGPEPLDFGHVARSISSVRYAGYKPAVAA; from the coding sequence GTGCGTTTCCTCAACATCGGTCACATCGCAGAGACGGTCGCCCGGTTCGCCCACGCGGTCAACGGCAAGCACGTGGAGGACGCGGCCGACCTGGCGGAGGCTTACCGTGAGGCCATCGCCAAGCTGCGCCCCTTCGCGCCGGCCGAGGCCGGCGTCGCCATCACCTACGAAGACGGCAGGTGGGCCAGGCACTGCCGCGCCGAAGGCATCTTCGAGCACATCTTCGCCGGAGCCACGGCCACTGACGGGCCGACCCGCGAGGCATGGGACATGAAGGTCCACGGGGCCTTCGAGCACGTCCGCACCCTCGACCCGAACCTGCACAGGCTGGCCGAGCTGTTCGTCACCGACGTCGTAGTCCTCAACAGCGGGGTCGACGGCGGCGGCAGCGCCAACACGCTCCCGGGTGTCGTCGTCATGAGCCCGGCCGAGACATGGGAGGTGCCGGACTTCGCCGAGTGCCTGGTGCACGAGGCCCTGCACACCGGATTGTTCGTGATGGACATGGCCTACGGCATGTTCAACCTGACCTCGCGCGAGATGGAGGGCGAGCGGTACCGCGCGCTGTCCGCGGTGAAGCTCGGTCAGATGCGCCCGCTGGACAAGGCGTTCCACGCTGCCGCGGTCACCGTGCCTCTGATGTACATGCAGCACCTGCGCGGCGTCAGCACGCTCGTCGACCTGTACACCAGCTCGCTGCGGCAGGCGTGTGAGTCGCTGGGACACCAGCGGCAGCACTTCACGGACTACGGGAGGCTGCTGCTGGACGAGATGACCGAGTGGGCCGGCACCGGCCCCGAGCCGCTCGACTTCGGTCACGTCGCCCGCAGCATCTCCTCCGTGAGGTACGCCGGCTACAAGCCGGCCGTCGCTGCCTGA
- a CDS encoding pentapeptide repeat-containing protein, which yields MTPAVGQQRDVYKPPLQQPAKPRVHANPRPATAEEFEDDAVLKGVLLDNTLLSGLELEIVEMEQSRLTGTRMNGTTLERCVLGDLVCENVDFANLRARDTSVLRSTITTSRLTGSHWTSGQFTDVRIEGARADLAQFRHSKLRRVVFRETNLRQADFQFAELAHVSFENCDLSGVQFANSKMSRVEFTNCTMLDIGGTAGLKGATVRGPGAMELGLSLAREAGILIES from the coding sequence ATGACGCCGGCCGTCGGGCAACAGCGTGACGTATACAAGCCCCCGCTCCAGCAGCCCGCCAAGCCCAGGGTCCACGCGAACCCCCGGCCGGCCACGGCCGAAGAATTCGAGGACGACGCCGTACTGAAGGGCGTCCTGCTCGACAACACCCTGCTCAGCGGCCTGGAACTCGAAATCGTCGAGATGGAACAGTCCCGGCTCACCGGCACCCGCATGAACGGGACGACTCTTGAGCGGTGCGTGCTCGGCGACCTCGTCTGCGAGAACGTCGACTTCGCCAACCTCCGCGCCAGAGACACATCCGTGCTCCGGAGCACGATCACGACCAGCCGGCTCACCGGCTCCCACTGGACCTCGGGGCAGTTCACCGACGTCAGGATCGAAGGCGCCCGTGCCGACCTGGCGCAGTTCCGGCACTCCAAGCTCAGGCGCGTGGTGTTCCGGGAAACGAACCTTCGGCAGGCCGATTTCCAGTTCGCCGAGCTGGCCCACGTCAGCTTCGAGAACTGCGATCTGAGCGGCGTGCAGTTCGCCAACTCCAAAATGAGCCGCGTCGAGTTCACCAACTGCACCATGCTCGACATCGGCGGAACGGCCGGCCTGAAGGGGGCAACGGTACGAGGCCCAGGCGCCATGGAACTGGGCCTGAGCCTCGCACGTGAAGCGGGGATTCTGATCGAGTCGTAG
- a CDS encoding KTSC domain-containing protein: MPLHGFNEDEIREYILSSREQLGPRKFAALVRAFHLGDDQTLLTERPTNTSNPPRPRTVAAGYDYKSKTMFVRFRGEKVAPGHYQDGVGYEYYNVTRREWDRFRNAHSPGRMINTHFNNKPYSPAAW, translated from the coding sequence ATGCCCCTGCACGGATTCAACGAAGACGAGATCCGCGAGTACATTCTCAGCAGCCGCGAGCAGCTCGGCCCCAGGAAGTTCGCCGCGCTCGTACGTGCTTTCCACCTGGGCGACGACCAGACGCTGCTCACCGAGCGGCCCACGAACACCTCGAACCCACCGCGGCCGAGGACGGTCGCCGCTGGGTACGACTACAAGTCGAAGACCATGTTCGTCCGCTTCCGCGGCGAGAAGGTCGCCCCCGGGCATTACCAGGACGGGGTGGGCTACGAGTACTACAACGTGACCCGCCGCGAATGGGACCGTTTCCGCAACGCACACTCCCCGGGCCGGATGATCAACACCCACTTCAACAACAAGCCGTACTCGCCGGCGGCCTGGTAA
- a CDS encoding tyrosine-type recombinase/integrase — translation MTATTTAPNWADRNRRSRNTDWTLATFRDRWEDQLQNPGTRRKYLAYFDLFVTWMERYSDYSGIEVLKEAGVEELEDYFAYLQAPHWDGHPGDCNTECGNLPYGLPSQKAKYDALSSAFNYAVIHQLRGTNPVRAVKLDPRTRKQRLILLPWEVHGVVAAAERESPRAALVTALFFGAGLRCEEVANIDVERFYHVPRGRMLRLKRKGKNRWQDIDIPPAVVPLLQKHLRGRTEGPLITSTGRRTRNPDTGQLEHTRLDQSGLFRMVQRAGAASNIKVAPHDGRATSITLALVDPAQPSRDRIMTYYDHGDFNTTMIYRHASRLPAGHHRNPYGIDWTTQAP, via the coding sequence ATGACCGCCACGACCACCGCGCCCAACTGGGCCGACCGCAACCGCCGTTCACGCAACACGGACTGGACTCTGGCCACCTTCAGGGACCGGTGGGAAGACCAGCTCCAGAACCCCGGGACCAGGCGCAAGTACCTGGCGTACTTCGATCTCTTCGTCACGTGGATGGAGCGCTACAGCGACTACAGCGGTATCGAGGTGCTCAAGGAGGCCGGCGTCGAGGAGCTGGAGGACTACTTCGCCTACCTCCAAGCCCCCCACTGGGACGGGCACCCCGGCGACTGCAACACCGAATGCGGCAACCTGCCCTACGGTCTGCCCAGCCAGAAGGCCAAGTACGACGCCCTCAGCAGCGCCTTCAACTACGCCGTCATCCACCAGCTCCGCGGCACCAACCCCGTGCGCGCCGTCAAGCTGGACCCCCGCACCCGCAAGCAACGACTCATCCTGCTGCCCTGGGAAGTCCACGGTGTCGTCGCAGCAGCAGAACGCGAATCCCCCCGCGCCGCCCTGGTCACGGCCCTCTTCTTCGGCGCCGGCCTGCGCTGCGAGGAGGTCGCCAACATCGACGTCGAACGCTTCTACCACGTACCCCGAGGCCGCATGCTCCGGCTGAAGCGCAAGGGCAAGAACCGCTGGCAGGACATCGACATCCCCCCCGCGGTCGTGCCCCTACTCCAGAAGCACCTAAGAGGCCGCACCGAGGGACCGCTGATCACGTCCACCGGCCGACGAACCCGCAACCCGGACACCGGCCAACTCGAACACACCCGCCTCGACCAATCCGGTCTCTTCCGCATGGTCCAGCGTGCCGGCGCAGCCAGCAACATCAAGGTTGCCCCTCACGACGGCCGCGCCACGTCCATCACCCTCGCCCTGGTCGACCCCGCCCAACCCAGCCGCGACCGCATCATGACCTACTACGACCACGGCGACTTCAACACCACGATGATCTACCGCCACGCCTCCCGACTGCCGGCAGGCCACCACCGCAACCCCTACGGCATCGACTGGACCACCCAGGCACCCTGA
- a CDS encoding phage terminase large subunit family protein yields the protein MGTTPLDATDHELTLGMPDESDPAVSHGTDQALVEDIIDKIVLVIDELSGHPLRPYQLPLARRILESLITEDSAKLTALWSRQSGKSETVADTVCGAAIMLPRLAKLFPDLLGKFREGLWIGVFAPTDEMSETLFSRIVGRLTSERAQDLMADPEIDEKIITRGKLLRFKRCGSLIRKQTAHPKAQIEGQTYHLVVIDEAQAADDKVLNKSIAPMLSSTAGTLCLTGTPSYTKNGFYEQIQKNKREANRKGRKNDHFQVDWKEVSKHVTRYKKFVQSEMDRLGEESDEFKLSYRLIWLLDKGMLVTSDRFDSLGDVSMRVVQEWHRSPVVVGIDPARKTDSTVVTICWINWDYPNEHGQFEHRVLNWLDLTGTDWETQYYRIVEFLSHYNVFAIGIDAGGLGDVVASRLRVLMPYAQIVDLKSDRTNQTKRWAHMMDLMSKGLVIWPAHAKTRQTKNWRKFRQQMEDAELTYQGPHIIVAAPEVDAAHDDYVDSLSNALYLTADIAMPEAEMHNSPW from the coding sequence ATGGGGACCACGCCGCTCGATGCCACCGACCACGAGCTGACGCTGGGCATGCCCGACGAGTCCGACCCCGCCGTATCGCACGGCACCGACCAGGCCCTCGTCGAGGACATCATCGACAAGATCGTCCTCGTCATCGACGAGCTGTCCGGCCACCCCCTGCGCCCCTACCAGCTCCCCCTCGCGCGCCGCATCCTGGAGAGCCTCATCACCGAGGACTCCGCCAAGCTGACCGCCCTGTGGAGCCGGCAGTCCGGCAAGTCCGAGACCGTCGCGGACACGGTCTGCGGCGCCGCCATCATGCTGCCGCGGCTGGCCAAACTCTTTCCCGACCTCCTGGGGAAATTCCGCGAGGGCCTGTGGATCGGCGTCTTCGCTCCGACCGACGAAATGAGCGAGACGCTTTTCTCCCGCATCGTCGGCCGGCTCACGAGCGAGCGGGCGCAGGATCTCATGGCGGACCCGGAGATCGACGAGAAGATCATCACCCGGGGGAAGCTGTTGCGCTTCAAGCGCTGCGGCTCGCTGATCAGGAAACAAACCGCCCACCCGAAGGCCCAGATCGAAGGCCAGACCTACCACCTGGTGGTCATCGACGAGGCCCAGGCCGCGGACGACAAGGTGCTGAACAAGTCGATCGCGCCGATGCTCAGCTCGACCGCCGGCACCCTCTGCCTGACCGGCACCCCGTCCTACACCAAAAACGGCTTCTACGAGCAGATCCAGAAGAACAAGCGCGAAGCCAACCGCAAAGGCAGAAAGAACGACCACTTCCAGGTCGACTGGAAAGAGGTCTCCAAGCACGTCACCCGCTACAAGAAATTCGTCCAGTCCGAGATGGACCGCCTCGGCGAGGAATCCGACGAATTCAAGCTCAGCTACCGGCTCATCTGGCTTCTCGACAAAGGCATGCTGGTCACGTCCGACCGATTCGACTCCCTCGGCGACGTATCCATGCGCGTCGTCCAGGAATGGCACCGCTCCCCTGTCGTCGTCGGCATCGACCCGGCGCGCAAGACAGACTCCACCGTCGTCACAATCTGCTGGATCAACTGGGACTACCCAAACGAGCACGGCCAGTTCGAGCACCGGGTACTGAACTGGCTGGACCTGACCGGCACGGACTGGGAAACGCAGTACTACCGCATCGTCGAGTTCCTCAGCCATTACAACGTGTTCGCCATCGGCATCGACGCCGGCGGCCTGGGCGACGTGGTAGCCAGCCGGCTCCGCGTCCTCATGCCGTACGCACAGATCGTCGACCTCAAAAGCGACCGCACGAACCAGACCAAGCGGTGGGCCCACATGATGGACCTCATGTCGAAGGGCCTCGTCATCTGGCCAGCGCACGCGAAAACCCGCCAGACGAAGAACTGGCGGAAGTTCCGGCAGCAGATGGAAGACGCCGAACTCACCTACCAGGGGCCGCACATCATCGTGGCCGCTCCCGAGGTCGACGCAGCCCATGACGACTACGTGGATTCCCTCTCCAACGCCCTCTACCTGACGGCTGATATCGCCATGCCGGAAGCCGAGATGCACAACAGCCCCTGGTAG
- a CDS encoding phage portal protein, producing MGHHWAYKREAGEPSITINYVGALSRYITNFTFGRGIHFQSEKKYEHVVPALLDRAWNVDNDKKSLLWQMGENGGVSGDCFVKVAYEPAWTDPAGNLHPGRVRILPLNSAQCFPEYHPHDRDRLLRWKTKYKFWGTSLEGTRAVYTYTEIITDDYIEEYVNDELLDARENPLGQIPIVHIRNISVSGSPWGLADIVDVIPLNREFNEKATEISDIVNYHSAPVTILLGAKASNLEKGPRKIWGGLPKDAQVFNLENGVDLAGPLAYLDLIKRSMHELTGVPESALGQAQAISNTSGVALSIQFFPLMQRYSLKQTNYTDGLRRINELILRTLFLYEPETRVYNPDTQGIRTSEQQPLVIDPRDPSVYDTTCDWPPPLPVDELVKLNEVQAKLALGLESKRGALRDLGETFLDEKMQEIFDERLAEAKEDGALEFIKAQIASAILRTTGLPPTGVESPPPAPAGGSSSDSKSGATSAGPLPGLPGTGSGQDIESVLSELVTLSKGTKLAQRRNPEND from the coding sequence CTGGGCCACCACTGGGCTTACAAGAGGGAAGCCGGCGAGCCCAGCATCACCATCAACTACGTCGGCGCCCTCTCCCGCTACATCACGAACTTCACGTTCGGCCGCGGAATTCACTTCCAGAGCGAAAAGAAATACGAACACGTCGTGCCGGCGCTCCTCGACCGCGCCTGGAACGTCGACAACGACAAGAAGTCGCTGCTCTGGCAGATGGGCGAGAACGGCGGAGTCTCCGGCGACTGCTTCGTGAAGGTCGCCTACGAGCCCGCCTGGACCGACCCCGCCGGCAACCTGCACCCCGGACGGGTGCGGATTCTCCCCCTCAACTCCGCCCAGTGCTTCCCTGAATACCACCCCCACGACCGTGACCGGTTGCTCCGCTGGAAAACGAAGTACAAGTTTTGGGGCACCTCACTGGAGGGGACCCGCGCCGTGTACACGTACACGGAGATCATCACGGACGACTACATCGAGGAATACGTCAATGACGAACTCCTCGACGCCCGTGAAAACCCGCTGGGCCAGATCCCCATCGTGCACATCCGCAACATCTCCGTGTCCGGCTCGCCCTGGGGCCTGGCCGACATCGTTGACGTCATCCCGCTGAACCGCGAGTTCAACGAGAAGGCCACCGAGATCTCGGACATCGTCAACTACCACAGCGCCCCCGTCACGATCCTTTTGGGCGCGAAGGCGAGCAACCTGGAGAAGGGCCCCCGAAAGATCTGGGGAGGACTCCCCAAGGACGCCCAGGTCTTCAACTTGGAGAACGGCGTCGACCTGGCCGGCCCCCTGGCCTACCTGGACCTGATCAAGCGGTCCATGCACGAGCTGACGGGTGTCCCTGAGTCGGCCCTGGGACAGGCTCAGGCGATCTCGAATACGAGTGGAGTCGCCCTCTCTATCCAATTTTTCCCGCTCATGCAGCGGTACTCGCTCAAGCAGACCAACTACACCGACGGCCTGCGCCGGATCAACGAACTCATCCTGCGGACGCTCTTTCTGTACGAGCCTGAGACCCGCGTCTACAACCCGGACACCCAAGGCATCCGCACGTCGGAGCAGCAGCCTCTCGTCATCGACCCGCGAGACCCGTCCGTTTACGACACCACCTGCGACTGGCCGCCTCCGCTGCCGGTCGACGAGTTGGTGAAGCTGAATGAGGTCCAGGCCAAGCTCGCGCTCGGTCTGGAATCGAAGCGCGGAGCGCTGCGGGACCTGGGGGAAACCTTCCTCGACGAGAAGATGCAGGAGATTTTCGACGAGCGCCTGGCGGAAGCCAAAGAAGACGGGGCGCTGGAATTTATCAAGGCCCAAATTGCCTCCGCTATCTTGCGGACAACGGGATTGCCGCCCACTGGCGTGGAAAGCCCGCCCCCTGCCCCCGCAGGCGGGTCCTCATCGGATTCCAAATCGGGAGCGACGTCCGCTGGTCCACTGCCGGGGCTTCCCGGTACGGGCAGCGGTCAGGACATCGAATCGGTCCTCAGTGAACTCGTGACGCTCTCCAAGGGCACGAAACTCGCCCAGCGGAGAAACCCGGAAAACGACTGA